AAACAATTAGCTTTTTTGGTGATCTTCATCCTTCGTATAGCGGCAGCGTCGTGAAAGCTATGGCAAGTGCTAAGAACGGCTACCCTATTATTTCCCAGCTTTTGAATAGAGTTAATAGCTTCGTTTCTGTCACTCCAGCTAGAATCTCGGAGTCATATGCACAATTGTATGAATGTTGTAATGTAAGAGTAACTTTCACCAAAAAAGATGTCATCCAAGTAGCTGACACTGAGATCCAGAAAAAAAATGCGTGGTCAAGCGTTGAAGATCTGGCTAACAAAGAATTTTTCAATAAAATCAAAGAGCAATTCACTGCAAAGGTTATAAAAGTTCAATATTTAACAGACAAAGTTGTGGAAATAGTGATCAAAGCACCACTTGCGGCAAAGAATTTTAAACCTGGACAATTCTTTAGGTTGCAAAATTTTGAAACCAATAGCAGAAAAGCCAATAATACAAACCTTGCTATGGAAGGTATAGCCGTAACCGGCACTGAAGTAGACAAAAAAAAAGGAATTATTTCCACTATTGTGCTTGAAACTGGCGGTTCCACTAATTTATGTAAATGTTTTAAAGAAGGTGAACAAGTAATTCTTATGGGTCCAACTGGCAGCCCTACTGAGGTTTACTAAGTCTCAATATTAAAGTGATGCCAAATTTTATTTCAAAAAGTAAATAATTTACTAACGCTCGTGCACAAATTAAAAATAAATTATGCACGAGTGTAGCATTGTGAATTAAGAATGCTATATTAAAGCTTACCTCACTATTAAAGCTATCGGTCAGATTAGATTAAAAACCTAATCTGACCGGTTTCTCTATAACCCTCTAAACTCTGATATAATTATATGATAATTAGTTTAATTAGTGGTTAATATGCAAATTGATTTTATTCATATATTGAGATAGCATAAACCATATTGGTTTAAATTATTGTGCAACTTTGTAAATCGTCACTGTTACTCCTACTGACTATATTAATAGTTATAGTCCTAAAATTACCTGAAAATTTGAGCATTGCAGTAAATTGGTCTCTCCCAATTCTAGATTTTGATTTATCTTTTCGTATCATACTAATATCTTTTTTATCAGTTGCATTTTTAGCTGTTCTACCAGCACAAAATTTGACTTTTTCAGAGATGCTATCTTTTGCTGCTTACACTATTAGTTCACTTTATGCAGTTTTATCTGAACATATGATATTGGTTATAATATTCTGTGAATTAATGACCGTCAGTGCATTTTTTACTATCGCAGCTGGCTGTAGAGATAGTGGACCTGCAATAAGGTACGCTTGTGTACACTTTTTCGTTGGAGTGATATTAATAGCAGGATTGGCACTTCAAAGCACTAACCTGATAATTTTGGGTTTATTGATAAATTGCGCTTGTTTCCCTTTTTCGTTTTGGGTTGTTGATGCATATCCTGCTGCATCGCTACATGGCACTACATATCTCTCTTTATTTACCACTAAAGTCTCTTTTTTAGTGATGCTTTTACACACTTATAACCTATGGCAAGATTGTACTGAAATATTAGCGCTTGTAGGCGCCATCACTGCAATTTACAGCATTATATTTGCTTCTCTTGAGCAAAATATTCGTAGATTTTTATGCTATAATATTGTAGGACAAATGGGCTTGCTGATTATTGCAGGAGGTTTACTCAGCCCTTCGGAAAAGGCAATACCAATTTTGATACTGCATATAATCTTCTCTCTTGTTTATCAATCATTATTGTTTGTGGTCAGCAATTCGATTATTTCACGAACAAAAACAATTAGTTTTAATGGAGTAGGTAAACTGATGTCAGTGGAAGGCATGTGTGCTATAATCGCAATACTTACAATGGCTGCATTTCCTGGAACCGCTGGATTTATCAGTAAATCATATATCACAGCTGAAATTGAAATGAACACTGTTGCCTTAAAAGGGTATAAAAATTTATATAAGGTTCTAAATTTGCTGCTTCATTTAAGCGTGGGGCTAAAGTTTCTTTATTACTTATTTATTGCAAAAAGTAAGTCAAAACCTTTAGCAGAGAGGGGGAGCAAAATGACTATGATTATTTTAGCATTTATATGCGTAATCGCTGGCAATCCTTACTTACCTATTTACAATAAACCTTCGATTTTCGATTTTGTGTACAACACAAAAAATGTTTTGTCGCAATTTAATTTGTTACTATGTACCACTTTATTGTTTATTCCTTTACGCAAGTTATTTTACCCGAGAATAAATTTTAAAATGGATGTTGATTGGACTTTTAGAGCTTTCATACCCTATATTGTCTTGCTGTTCAATCAGTTAGTCTCTAAAACTAGAGAAATGTTTGCCAGCATAGTGCAAAACTTGACTAATTCACTTGCTGGTTTATACTTTAATAATATTACTAAACTTAAAGAAGTGCTGGGTTATAACTCAGTGAGTTTTGTTTCAGCTTCTTCTCTCTTTTTAATGAGTATTCTACTAACGCTATTATGTTTAAATCGTTAACTGAAAGTTTAAATTCTGTATTTAGTAAACTAAGAGGAAAGTCGATCATTTCTGAAGATGATTTTAATCTTGCCATGCGTGAAATACGCATAGCCTTAATTGAAGCTGACGTTTCACTTGAAGTTGTAAAAAAATTCATCAACGACATTAAAGATAAAGTGATTGGGGAAAAAGTCATAAAAAGTGTTTCTCCAGCACAAATGATAATTAAAATTGTGCAGGATAATTTAGTTGCAGTTCTCGGATCAGAGAAAAGTGACTTAAATCTAGCAGTTAAACCCCCTACTGTGATTATGATGGTGGGCTTACAAGGTGCAGGTAAAACAACTACCTCAGGAAAGCTTGCTTTAAAGCTAAAAAAGCAAAAGAAAAAAGTGATGCTTGCCTCTTTAGACATTTATAGGCCGGCTGCCCAGAAACAACTTGAGGTGCTGGGTAAACAAATAGACGTACAAACTTTATCTACAGTAATAAATGAGGGGCCTATTGCAATTACAAAAAGGGCGCTGGCAACAGCAAAGAACGATAATTGTGATGTATTAATACTAGATACCGCAGGCAGGCTTCATATTGACAATAATATGATGAATGAGTTGAAAGCCGTAAAGGAAATAGCTTCACCTGCAGAAGTTATTTTAGTAGCCGACGCAATGATAGGCCAGGATGCGGTCAACATTGCCAAATCATTCAATGAGGCAATAGGTGTAACCGGCATTATTCTTACCCGTGTTGATGGTGATGCACGTGGTGGTGCTGCTCTTTCTATGAAAATGATCACCGATTGTCCAATTAAATTTATTGCTTGTGGTGAAAAATTAAGTGACCTCGATGATTTTTATCCCGATAGAATTGCAAAAAGGATACTTAGCATGGGTGATGTTGTATCATTGGTTGAAAAAGCTGCTGAGATTGTTGGTCAGGAAGAAATCGATAAACTGCAAAAGAAAGTAAAAAAAGGTAAATTCGATCTAAACGACCTAGTGGGAATGTTAAAAACTCTGAGTAAAATGGATGGTATTAGCAACATAATGAAATTCATTCCTAGTTCATTCACAAAAAAGCTAAGCAGCGGTGTGCCAGATGACAATAAAGTGAAAAAATATATAGCTATCATAAACTCAATGACTGAAAAAGAAAGGCAAAATCCAGATATTTTAAATGGCAAAAGAAGACTTAGAATTTCTAAGGGG
This genomic interval from Wolbachia endosymbiont (group A) of Rhinocyllus conicus contains the following:
- a CDS encoding proton-conducting transporter membrane subunit, producing the protein MQLCKSSLLLLLTILIVIVLKLPENLSIAVNWSLPILDFDLSFRIILISFLSVAFLAVLPAQNLTFSEMLSFAAYTISSLYAVLSEHMILVIIFCELMTVSAFFTIAAGCRDSGPAIRYACVHFFVGVILIAGLALQSTNLIILGLLINCACFPFSFWVVDAYPAASLHGTTYLSLFTTKVSFLVMLLHTYNLWQDCTEILALVGAITAIYSIIFASLEQNIRRFLCYNIVGQMGLLIIAGGLLSPSEKAIPILILHIIFSLVYQSLLFVVSNSIISRTKTISFNGVGKLMSVEGMCAIIAILTMAAFPGTAGFISKSYITAEIEMNTVALKGYKNLYKVLNLLLHLSVGLKFLYYLFIAKSKSKPLAERGSKMTMIILAFICVIAGNPYLPIYNKPSIFDFVYNTKNVLSQFNLLLCTTLLFIPLRKLFYPRINFKMDVDWTFRAFIPYIVLLFNQLVSKTREMFASIVQNLTNSLAGLYFNNITKLKEVLGYNSVSFVSASSLFLMSILLTLLCLNR
- the ffh gene encoding signal recognition particle protein; protein product: MFKSLTESLNSVFSKLRGKSIISEDDFNLAMREIRIALIEADVSLEVVKKFINDIKDKVIGEKVIKSVSPAQMIIKIVQDNLVAVLGSEKSDLNLAVKPPTVIMMVGLQGAGKTTTSGKLALKLKKQKKKVMLASLDIYRPAAQKQLEVLGKQIDVQTLSTVINEGPIAITKRALATAKNDNCDVLILDTAGRLHIDNNMMNELKAVKEIASPAEVILVADAMIGQDAVNIAKSFNEAIGVTGIILTRVDGDARGGAALSMKMITDCPIKFIACGEKLSDLDDFYPDRIAKRILSMGDVVSLVEKAAEIVGQEEIDKLQKKVKKGKFDLNDLVGMLKTLSKMDGISNIMKFIPSSFTKKLSSGVPDDNKVKKYIAIINSMTEKERQNPDILNGKRRLRISKGSGTSVTEVNLLIKQYNQMSSVVNKFSKVDHSKLKESDLMDMLSRK